A section of the Rummeliibacillus pycnus genome encodes:
- a CDS encoding FadR/GntR family transcriptional regulator, translated as MKYKQIKAKKLYEEVAEALHEMIRTGSLKPGDRLDSVQQLAENFQVSRSAIREALSALKAMGLVDIKQGEGTFVKSFDANHMVFPLSTAILMNKDDISNLLEVRKIIEVGTVSSAARNRTDEDLATLQNILNEMSQLQDDGELGEKVDFEFHTAISTASHNPILSIFLDQVSGLMFETMKETRRIWLYSKQTTRENLFKEHTQIYDAIVEQDEEKAKQAMFSHLENVENILMKYYKETHPIQK; from the coding sequence TTGAAATACAAGCAGATAAAAGCAAAAAAATTATACGAAGAAGTGGCAGAAGCTTTACATGAAATGATTCGAACTGGCTCACTAAAGCCAGGGGATCGCCTCGACTCTGTTCAACAACTTGCAGAAAATTTCCAAGTTAGCCGTTCTGCAATAAGAGAAGCATTATCCGCCCTGAAAGCAATGGGATTGGTTGATATAAAACAAGGGGAAGGAACTTTTGTTAAATCATTTGATGCAAATCATATGGTTTTTCCACTATCTACTGCGATTCTGATGAATAAAGATGATATATCCAATCTTTTAGAAGTACGAAAAATTATCGAGGTAGGTACAGTTAGTTCTGCTGCTCGTAATAGAACAGACGAGGATTTAGCAACATTACAAAACATTTTAAATGAAATGAGCCAATTACAAGATGATGGAGAGCTAGGGGAAAAAGTAGACTTTGAGTTCCATACTGCAATTTCTACAGCATCTCATAACCCTATTCTTTCAATTTTCTTAGATCAAGTATCTGGTTTGATGTTCGAAACCATGAAAGAAACTAGGAGAATTTGGTTATATTCTAAGCAAACCACCCGTGAAAACTTATTCAAAGAACATACACAGATTTACGATGCAATTGTAGAACAAGATGAAGAAAAGGCAAAACAAGCTATGTTTTCGCATCTTGAAAATGTTGAAAATATTCTAATGAAGTATTATAAAGAAACTCATCCTATTCAAAAATAG
- a CDS encoding L-lactate permease, which yields MTFTQDFKAVGGSLGWSAVVAVLPILYFFWALVFKKMKGYIAGLTTLLVSLVLAVIAFKVPVGISIMSASQGAVYGLLPIGWIIITSVFLYNLTVKTGNFNIIRHSVLSITEDRRIQALLVAFSFGAFLEGAAGFGAPVAISAALLVGLGFNPLYAAGLCLIANTAPVAFGAIGVPITAMEGPTGIAATEISKVVGRQLPLLSVFLPFFLIVIMAGLKKAVEVLPAVLVSGISFALTQFLTSNYLGPELPDVLSALVSLVALAVFMKFWQPKTIYRFKSEQETAATVDTIHTESKSQGDSYNSGQILKAWSPFIILTGFISIWGIPTIKLALTGHYEGTNFLLKGVNVLGHALTFMPEVPLLNNKVISGTSHEPIAAVYKLELLGAAGTAILLAAIVTKFVFKISWNKWIVTFVETINEIKYPIITICAVVAYAYVTNTAGMTTTLGLVLAKTGELFPFFSPVLGWLGVFITGSDTSSNVLFAKLQQVTAGSVGMDPLLSLAANSSGGVTGKMISPQSIAVATAAVGLAGKESELLRFTLKYSVILLVVICIITFLQSNVLSWMLP from the coding sequence ATGACATTTACACAAGATTTTAAAGCGGTTGGAGGAAGTTTAGGATGGTCAGCTGTTGTAGCGGTACTGCCAATTCTCTACTTTTTTTGGGCTTTAGTTTTTAAGAAAATGAAAGGCTATATAGCCGGATTAACGACACTTCTTGTTTCTTTAGTTTTAGCTGTAATCGCTTTCAAAGTGCCGGTTGGAATTTCAATTATGTCTGCTTCACAGGGTGCTGTTTATGGACTACTTCCAATAGGCTGGATTATTATCACATCGGTATTTCTTTATAATTTAACCGTGAAAACAGGAAATTTTAATATTATCCGTCACTCTGTCCTCTCTATTACTGAGGATCGACGAATTCAAGCATTATTGGTTGCTTTTTCATTTGGAGCTTTTCTTGAAGGAGCTGCTGGATTTGGTGCACCAGTTGCTATCTCTGCAGCACTATTAGTTGGCCTTGGATTTAATCCGTTATATGCAGCAGGACTTTGCTTAATTGCCAATACTGCACCAGTTGCTTTTGGTGCAATTGGTGTTCCAATTACTGCAATGGAGGGACCAACAGGAATTGCTGCAACTGAAATCTCCAAAGTTGTAGGACGCCAGTTACCGTTACTATCTGTATTTCTTCCGTTTTTCTTGATTGTTATTATGGCTGGACTAAAGAAAGCTGTGGAAGTTTTACCAGCTGTGTTGGTTTCAGGTATCTCATTTGCACTAACACAATTTTTAACTTCAAATTATTTAGGACCTGAATTACCAGATGTTCTATCAGCATTGGTATCCTTAGTCGCTTTAGCAGTTTTTATGAAATTTTGGCAACCCAAAACAATTTATCGCTTTAAATCAGAACAGGAAACGGCAGCAACAGTCGATACAATTCATACTGAGAGTAAATCACAAGGAGACTCATATAATAGTGGTCAAATCTTAAAAGCATGGTCTCCGTTTATTATTTTGACTGGGTTTATATCTATTTGGGGGATTCCAACGATAAAATTAGCATTAACCGGTCACTATGAAGGAACGAACTTTCTTTTAAAAGGTGTAAATGTACTTGGACATGCACTTACATTTATGCCGGAAGTTCCTTTACTGAATAATAAAGTGATCAGTGGTACTTCACATGAACCAATTGCAGCTGTGTATAAGTTAGAATTATTAGGAGCAGCAGGAACAGCTATTCTTTTGGCTGCCATTGTAACGAAATTTGTCTTCAAAATTTCATGGAACAAATGGATTGTAACATTTGTTGAAACAATCAATGAAATCAAATATCCAATCATCACAATTTGCGCTGTTGTTGCTTATGCATATGTTACAAATACTGCTGGAATGACTACTACACTAGGATTGGTGTTAGCTAAAACAGGTGAGCTTTTCCCATTCTTTTCACCAGTTCTAGGGTGGCTAGGGGTATTCATCACAGGTTCAGATACTTCTTCAAACGTGTTATTTGCAAAACTTCAACAAGTTACCGCAGGGTCTGTTGGAATGGATCCATTACTATCGTTAGCCGCAAATTCATCCGGTGGTGTTACAGGGAAAATGATTTCTCCACAATCAATCGCTGTTGCTACAGCAGCTGTAGGTCTTGCCGGCAAAGAATCTGAATTACTGAGGTTTACATTAAAATATAGTGTAATCTTATTAGTTGTTATTTGTATCATTACATTTCTACAAAGTAACGTCTTATCATGGATGCTGCCTTAA
- the putP gene encoding sodium/proline symporter PutP produces MSDNMFQLVAILIYMIAMLVIGWYAFRKTSNLTDYMLGGRSLGPAVTALSAGAADMSGWLLMGLPGAIYASGLIEAWIAIGLTVGAYLNWLFVAPRLRMYTQVSNDSITIPSYLDNRLKDKTKLLRIASGLIILVFFTFYVSSGMVAGGVFFESSFGYNYHTGLLLTSGVVIAYTLFGGFLAVSYTDFIQGLVMFLALIIVPIFGLFLTGGFSETATSIHEVNPKLLSLFSGATLTGVISTVAWGLGYFGQPHIIVRFMAIKSVKETKQARRIGIGWMFLSLFGAIATALVGIAYYHQNGLTLKNPETVFIALGQILFHPFIAGIMLAAILAAIMSTISSQLIVTSSALVEDIYKAVFKTNASDKQYVFLGRMAVLLVSVLAMYLAWEQDNKILDLVSFAWAGFGAAFGPIILLTLYWKKITNWGALAGMITGAATAYIWGSNEHLHAALYEIVPGFIICLVVAVIVSLITYKPNPEIEDEFDRTIELLEQEKRG; encoded by the coding sequence ATGTCCGACAATATGTTTCAATTAGTAGCAATTCTTATTTATATGATTGCGATGTTGGTCATTGGTTGGTATGCCTTTCGGAAGACGTCCAATTTAACGGATTACATGTTAGGAGGACGATCGTTAGGGCCGGCTGTTACTGCTTTAAGTGCTGGAGCAGCAGATATGTCAGGTTGGCTATTAATGGGTTTACCAGGGGCTATTTATGCAAGCGGTTTAATTGAAGCTTGGATTGCCATCGGATTAACTGTTGGAGCCTATTTAAACTGGCTGTTTGTAGCACCACGATTACGTATGTATACACAAGTTTCTAATGATTCGATTACCATTCCGAGTTATTTAGATAATCGATTAAAAGATAAAACAAAATTACTAAGAATTGCATCTGGTCTCATCATTTTAGTATTCTTCACTTTCTACGTATCTTCGGGAATGGTAGCTGGTGGAGTATTCTTTGAAAGTTCATTTGGTTATAACTACCATACAGGTTTATTGCTTACTTCAGGTGTTGTAATTGCATATACGCTATTTGGCGGCTTCTTAGCAGTAAGCTATACAGACTTTATACAAGGTCTTGTTATGTTTTTAGCATTGATTATTGTTCCGATTTTTGGATTATTCTTGACTGGGGGTTTTTCAGAAACGGCAACTTCGATCCACGAAGTCAATCCTAAATTGTTAAGCTTATTTTCAGGAGCTACGCTAACAGGTGTTATTTCAACGGTAGCTTGGGGGCTAGGTTATTTTGGACAGCCGCATATTATTGTTCGATTTATGGCGATAAAAAGTGTAAAAGAAACAAAACAAGCACGTCGTATAGGAATCGGATGGATGTTCTTGAGTTTGTTCGGTGCGATTGCTACTGCATTAGTAGGGATTGCGTATTATCACCAAAATGGCCTAACATTGAAAAACCCTGAGACTGTATTTATAGCACTGGGTCAAATCCTATTCCATCCGTTTATAGCAGGAATTATGTTAGCTGCTATTTTAGCTGCAATCATGAGCACGATTTCTTCACAATTAATCGTTACATCTTCTGCTTTAGTAGAAGATATCTATAAAGCAGTATTTAAAACAAACGCTTCAGATAAACAATATGTATTTTTGGGACGAATGGCAGTCTTACTTGTTTCTGTTTTAGCAATGTATTTGGCTTGGGAACAAGACAATAAAATTCTAGATCTTGTATCATTTGCTTGGGCAGGATTTGGTGCAGCGTTTGGGCCAATCATCTTGTTAACACTTTACTGGAAAAAAATCACGAACTGGGGTGCTCTTGCAGGAATGATAACTGGTGCAGCAACTGCTTATATATGGGGATCTAATGAGCATTTGCATGCAGCCTTGTATGAGATTGTGCCAGGTTTTATCATTTGTTTAGTTGTCGCAGTAATTGTTAGCCTAATTACGTATAAACCAAATCCAGAAATAGAAGATGAATTTGATAGAACGATAGAATTATTAGAACAAGAAAAAAGAGGGTAA
- a CDS encoding VOC family protein, producing the protein MFELDHVVYFTTKSPAQIAQEVAIEGIHPVIGGQHLQWGTYNALLYTRNSYIEWLAVENADIAKIANQPLVKQLLYDINDGEGFYSLCLRTDDLKRKNLYFRKLGYRTSGVIPAERKTADGKMIRWNMLFIEQKIDDSLPYPFFIEWEQPLHERYDVLKADGTIQKANVDLQIERCIFNVKDVQRKLTQWSRLLSLPAKENTLKLANTTFVFQQSLEGKERLQTIDIVKV; encoded by the coding sequence ATGTTCGAGTTAGATCATGTCGTATATTTTACAACAAAAAGTCCAGCTCAGATTGCTCAAGAAGTTGCAATAGAAGGAATTCATCCAGTTATAGGTGGGCAACATTTACAATGGGGAACGTATAATGCGTTGTTATATACTAGAAATAGTTATATTGAATGGTTGGCAGTAGAAAATGCTGATATTGCAAAGATTGCGAACCAACCACTTGTAAAACAGTTACTTTATGATATTAATGATGGTGAAGGTTTTTATTCATTATGCTTAAGGACCGATGATTTAAAAAGAAAAAACCTCTATTTTAGAAAACTGGGCTATCGGACAAGTGGAGTTATTCCAGCAGAGAGAAAAACAGCAGACGGTAAGATGATTCGATGGAATATGTTATTTATTGAACAAAAAATAGACGATTCGCTGCCATATCCATTTTTTATAGAATGGGAGCAACCTTTGCATGAAAGGTATGATGTATTAAAAGCAGATGGTACAATTCAAAAAGCAAATGTAGACCTGCAAATAGAGCGTTGTATTTTTAATGTGAAAGATGTCCAAAGAAAATTGACGCAGTGGTCACGATTATTATCGCTACCTGCCAAAGAAAATACATTAAAATTAGCTAATACAACTTTTGTATTTCAACAATCGCTAGAAGGAAAAGAACGCCTTCAAACAATCGATATTGTGAAAGTTTGA
- the hflX gene encoding GTPase HflX — protein sequence MDQLIEKAILVGVNLRNDLHFDYSIEELGNLAEALNVEVVGVVTQNLERINPSHYVGTGKIEEIKNFYNEADANLVIFDDELSPSQIRNLERDLECKVIDRTMLILDIFARRAKSKEAQMQVELAQLQYMLPRLVGLRDSLSRQGGGTGGGFKNRGAGETKLELDRRKIEEQIAKLNKELEVVKEQRETQRKQRRKSEIPIVSIVGYTNAGKSTIMNQLLNKVNQEEHKQVVEKNMLFATLETSVRQISLPDHKSFLLTDTVGFVSKLPHHLVKAFRSTLEEARDADLLLHVVDASNAENQYMIEVTNNTLQEVGVEDIPTICVYNKADLANLAYPYVNNNQIWISAKEGVGLDELLQLIRQHIFSDYVTCTFCIPYDRGDIVSYLNESAHIIETSYDENGTILKVEVHESTAQKYQMFQVN from the coding sequence TTGGATCAATTGATCGAGAAAGCAATATTAGTTGGTGTAAATTTACGCAATGATTTGCACTTTGACTATTCAATCGAAGAACTAGGAAATTTGGCTGAAGCACTTAACGTTGAGGTAGTTGGTGTTGTAACCCAAAATTTAGAACGTATAAATCCTTCGCATTATGTTGGTACAGGTAAAATCGAAGAAATTAAAAATTTCTATAATGAAGCAGATGCAAACTTAGTCATATTTGACGATGAATTATCACCATCGCAAATTCGTAATTTGGAGCGAGATTTGGAATGCAAGGTGATAGATCGCACAATGCTTATTCTTGATATATTTGCTAGACGTGCAAAATCTAAAGAAGCACAAATGCAAGTAGAATTAGCCCAATTACAATATATGTTACCTCGTTTAGTTGGTTTACGAGATTCTTTAAGTCGCCAAGGTGGTGGTACAGGTGGTGGATTTAAGAACCGTGGTGCAGGTGAAACAAAACTTGAACTTGATCGCAGGAAAATTGAAGAACAAATTGCTAAACTAAATAAAGAATTAGAAGTTGTGAAGGAACAACGTGAGACCCAAAGAAAACAGCGTCGTAAAAGTGAAATTCCAATTGTTTCAATTGTGGGATATACAAATGCCGGGAAATCTACCATTATGAATCAACTACTAAACAAAGTAAATCAAGAAGAGCATAAGCAAGTTGTTGAAAAAAATATGCTATTTGCTACACTCGAAACTTCCGTAAGACAGATTAGCTTGCCTGATCATAAGAGCTTTTTACTTACAGATACAGTTGGATTTGTAAGTAAACTTCCACACCATTTAGTAAAAGCATTCCGTTCTACATTAGAGGAAGCAAGAGATGCGGATTTACTTTTACATGTTGTAGATGCTTCGAATGCAGAAAACCAATACATGATAGAAGTTACTAACAACACACTACAAGAAGTTGGAGTAGAAGATATTCCTACTATATGTGTATATAACAAAGCAGACTTAGCCAATCTAGCTTATCCTTATGTAAACAACAATCAAATTTGGATATCAGCAAAAGAAGGGGTAGGGCTTGATGAACTACTACAATTAATACGTCAGCATATCTTCTCTGATTATGTAACATGTACATTCTGTATTCCTTATGATCGAGGGGATATCGTTTCTTATTTGAATGAATCTGCACATATAATAGAAACAAGTTATGATGAAAACGGCACTATATTAAAGGTAGAAGTACACGAATCAACTGCACAAAAATATCAAATGTTTCAGGTTAATTAA
- a CDS encoding peptide MFS transporter, with protein MATKEEIVKSVPQTGFFGHPKGLFSLFFTEFWERFSYYGMKAILLYFMYDKVKKGGLGLDETTAASIMAIYGSLVYMSGIIGGWIADRILGTRRTIFWGGILIMFGHICLAVPGGLTFLFASMVFIIIGTGLLKPNVSSVVGDIYAEGDNRRDAGFNIFYMGINAGAFISPLVVGAVKEHYNYHAGFSIAAIGMAIGLFMYTFNQKEKLGIAGVEPKNPLNAKERSSILKKFIVAVIVVAALVILATVSGNLTIDVVVNFFTVIGLLAPISVFIWMFTSKKTKKEEKSHLLAYIPLFITGTMFWIIQEQGSTILAAYIDQRTDLTMGSFVIPASWFQSLNPLFIITMAPIFAWIWIKMGNRQPSTPIKFSLSLLFAGLSFLIMIIPAITSGGKELISPWWIVISFFLVVIGELLMSPVGLSATTKLAPSAFAAQTMSLWFLTSTAAQALNAQFAKLFAKISEVQYFGYLGGASIVLFLFMLMLSPWISKKMGSIR; from the coding sequence ATGGCAACAAAAGAGGAAATCGTTAAGTCAGTTCCTCAAACAGGATTCTTCGGACATCCAAAGGGATTATTTAGCTTGTTCTTTACAGAATTTTGGGAACGTTTTTCATACTATGGTATGAAAGCAATCCTATTATATTTTATGTACGATAAAGTAAAAAAAGGTGGTTTAGGATTAGATGAAACCACAGCAGCTTCAATTATGGCAATTTATGGATCATTAGTATATATGTCAGGTATTATTGGTGGTTGGATTGCTGACCGTATTTTAGGTACTAGAAGAACAATCTTCTGGGGCGGTATATTAATTATGTTTGGTCATATCTGCTTAGCAGTTCCTGGTGGCTTAACATTCTTATTTGCTTCAATGGTATTTATTATTATTGGTACTGGATTATTAAAACCAAACGTATCATCAGTTGTTGGTGATATTTACGCAGAGGGCGATAACCGCCGTGATGCAGGTTTTAATATTTTCTATATGGGTATTAACGCAGGTGCGTTTATCTCTCCACTAGTTGTAGGTGCCGTCAAAGAACATTATAACTATCATGCAGGTTTTAGTATTGCAGCAATAGGTATGGCTATTGGATTATTCATGTATACTTTTAACCAAAAAGAAAAATTGGGTATTGCAGGTGTAGAACCTAAAAATCCATTAAATGCAAAAGAACGTAGTAGCATTCTTAAAAAATTCATCGTAGCAGTTATTGTAGTAGCTGCATTAGTTATTCTTGCAACTGTAAGTGGTAACTTAACAATCGATGTAGTTGTTAACTTCTTCACAGTTATCGGTTTATTAGCTCCAATCTCAGTATTTATTTGGATGTTCACTAGTAAAAAAACAAAAAAAGAAGAGAAATCACATCTTCTTGCATATATCCCTTTATTTATTACGGGTACAATGTTCTGGATTATCCAAGAACAAGGTTCAACTATTCTTGCAGCATATATAGATCAACGAACAGATTTAACAATGGGATCATTTGTAATTCCAGCTTCTTGGTTCCAGTCTTTAAACCCATTATTTATCATTACAATGGCGCCAATCTTCGCCTGGATATGGATTAAAATGGGGAATCGACAACCATCTACGCCAATCAAATTCTCATTGTCACTATTATTTGCCGGTTTATCATTCTTAATCATGATCATTCCAGCAATAACTTCAGGTGGTAAAGAGTTAATTAGCCCATGGTGGATTGTCATTTCATTCTTCTTAGTAGTAATTGGTGAATTATTAATGTCACCAGTTGGTCTATCAGCAACTACTAAATTAGCGCCATCTGCATTCGCAGCTCAAACTATGTCACTTTGGTTCTTAACAAGTACTGCTGCACAAGCATTAAATGCACAATTTGCAAAACTATTCGCCAAAATTTCAGAAGTTCAATATTTTGGTTATCTTGGTGGAGCTTCTATAGTATTATTCTTATTCATGTTAATGCTAAGCCCTTGGATTTCTAAAAAAATGGGTAGTATTCGATAA
- a CDS encoding ABC transporter permease, whose product MKKRYLFLALVILAILSLFVGVTSISPMDLLTIHSEKTQIFLISRVPRLMAIILAGFGMSIAGLIMQSLSRNKFVSPTTAGTLDATRLGILVSMLLFANASMLEKMAVSFVFALAGTILFMQILNRIKFKDAIFIPLVGLMFGNILSSITTFFAYKSNVIQNISTWLQGDFSMIMKGRYELLYISVPVLIVAYLYANRFTVAGMGEDFAKNLGLAYKRIVNFGLILVALITTTVVLTVGMIPFLGLIIPNIISIFKGDHLQKTLPHTAMLGAIFLLICDILGRLLIYPYEISISLMVGVIGSAVFLFLLFRGKAYA is encoded by the coding sequence ATGAAGAAACGATATTTATTTTTAGCACTAGTTATTTTAGCAATTTTATCCCTTTTTGTAGGGGTAACGAGCATCTCTCCAATGGATCTATTAACGATTCATTCAGAGAAAACTCAAATTTTCCTTATTAGTCGTGTACCTAGGTTAATGGCAATTATATTAGCAGGTTTTGGGATGAGTATTGCGGGTTTGATTATGCAAAGTTTAAGTCGCAATAAATTCGTGTCGCCTACAACGGCTGGAACATTAGATGCCACCCGTTTAGGGATTCTCGTATCGATGTTGTTATTCGCGAATGCTTCGATGTTGGAAAAAATGGCGGTTTCCTTTGTATTTGCATTAGCCGGCACAATATTATTTATGCAAATTTTGAACCGTATAAAATTTAAAGATGCGATATTCATTCCACTTGTTGGGTTAATGTTTGGTAATATTTTATCCTCCATTACCACTTTCTTTGCATATAAGTCGAACGTAATCCAGAATATTTCTACTTGGTTGCAAGGAGATTTTTCAATGATTATGAAAGGGCGTTATGAACTTCTTTATATTAGTGTACCCGTACTAATTGTCGCTTATCTATATGCTAATCGTTTTACGGTTGCAGGTATGGGGGAAGATTTTGCAAAGAACTTAGGGCTAGCTTATAAGCGTATTGTAAACTTCGGTTTAATCCTCGTGGCTTTAATAACAACTACAGTGGTGTTAACAGTAGGTATGATTCCTTTCTTAGGATTAATCATCCCAAATATTATTTCTATTTTTAAAGGTGATCACTTACAAAAAACTTTACCGCATACCGCTATGCTAGGAGCTATCTTCTTGTTAATATGTGATATTTTAGGACGATTGCTAATATATCCATATGAGATTTCAATCAGTTTAATGGTAGGCGTCATCGGTAGTGCAGTCTTCCTATTCTTATTGTTTAGGGGGAAAGCTTATGCGTAA
- a CDS encoding iron chelate uptake ABC transporter family permease subunit, with product MRNSLKMLILAILVVIFACLYLFQGLNGNYDYILPRRVIKVIAMAITGVAIAYSTVTFQTITHNRILTPSIMGLDSLYLLLQTVIIFTLGSSHIAIMNAQVNFFLSVLVMISFALILYQFLFRSGKRPIYFLLLVGIIVGTLLGSLTTFMQVLIDPNEFARVQDKMFASFNNVNGDLVWLALVVVVLVMMFGWRMVHELDVLLLGRDHAINLGVPYDRVVKHMLIISSMLISVSTALVGPITFFGLIVANLSYQFFKTYKHSVLIVGAALLSLVALFGGQWIVERVFTFSTTLSVIINFIGGIYFIYLLLRESRSA from the coding sequence ATGCGTAATAGCTTAAAGATGTTAATACTAGCAATTCTCGTTGTGATATTCGCATGCTTATATTTGTTTCAAGGGTTAAATGGTAATTATGATTACATATTACCTCGTCGTGTGATTAAAGTAATCGCGATGGCAATAACAGGTGTTGCGATTGCCTATTCAACAGTTACTTTTCAAACCATCACACATAATCGAATTTTGACACCAAGCATTATGGGATTAGATTCCTTATATTTGTTACTACAAACAGTGATTATTTTCACCCTTGGATCAAGTCATATAGCCATTATGAATGCACAGGTTAATTTCTTTCTATCCGTTCTGGTAATGATTAGCTTTGCATTAATACTTTATCAATTCTTATTTCGTTCAGGTAAACGTCCTATCTACTTTTTACTTTTAGTAGGGATTATTGTTGGGACACTTTTAGGAAGTTTGACGACTTTTATGCAAGTATTGATTGATCCAAATGAATTTGCTCGAGTACAGGATAAAATGTTTGCAAGTTTTAATAATGTTAATGGTGATTTAGTATGGCTTGCATTAGTAGTTGTCGTTCTTGTTATGATGTTTGGATGGCGTATGGTACATGAATTAGATGTCTTATTACTTGGTCGTGATCATGCAATTAACTTAGGTGTACCATACGATAGGGTAGTAAAACATATGCTGATTATTTCATCCATGTTAATCTCCGTTTCAACAGCATTGGTTGGACCGATTACCTTCTTTGGACTAATCGTAGCCAATCTATCTTATCAATTTTTCAAAACATACAAACATTCTGTGTTGATTGTGGGTGCTGCTCTTTTAAGTTTAGTTGCACTATTTGGCGGTCAATGGATTGTTGAAAGAGTATTTACGTTCTCAACTACATTAAGTGTCATTATCAATTTTATCGGTGGTATTTACTTTATTTACTTATTATTAAGGGAGAGTCGATCTGCATGA
- a CDS encoding iron ABC transporter ATP-binding protein, translated as MIQVKEITKFFGKKVVVDKVSVDITRGKITSFIGPNGAGKSTLLSMVSRLLDADTGEVLLDNADVKNLKSNDFAKRVSILKQSNFMNVRLTIRELVSFGRFPYSHGHLNEEDHKKVDEAIHYMNLEDIQHDYLDELSGGQRQRAFIAMVIAQDTEYILLDEPLNNLDMKHSVQIMKILRKLVDELDKTVVIVLHDINFASVYSDYIVALKDGKVVKDGPTDEIINSESLKEIYDMDIPIQEMNSCRICVYFNS; from the coding sequence ATGATCCAAGTAAAAGAAATAACCAAATTCTTTGGGAAAAAAGTCGTCGTTGATAAAGTAAGCGTTGACATAACACGTGGAAAAATAACTTCTTTTATTGGCCCAAATGGAGCGGGTAAATCGACATTATTATCGATGGTTAGCCGATTACTGGATGCAGATACTGGTGAAGTGTTGCTTGATAACGCAGATGTAAAGAATTTAAAATCAAATGATTTTGCAAAACGAGTATCCATTTTAAAACAGTCTAACTTTATGAATGTTCGCTTAACAATTCGTGAGCTTGTTTCTTTCGGAAGATTTCCATATTCACATGGGCATCTAAATGAGGAAGATCACAAGAAAGTTGACGAAGCAATTCACTATATGAATCTAGAAGATATTCAACATGATTATTTAGACGAGCTATCGGGTGGTCAACGTCAAAGAGCATTTATTGCAATGGTGATTGCTCAAGATACCGAATATATTCTGTTGGATGAACCATTAAATAACTTAGACATGAAGCATTCCGTACAGATTATGAAAATCTTACGAAAGCTTGTAGATGAATTAGATAAGACAGTAGTAATTGTTTTACATGATATAAATTTTGCATCTGTTTATTCAGATTATATTGTTGCTTTAAAAGACGGTAAAGTCGTAAAAGATGGCCCGACAGATGAGATTATTAACTCGGAATCATTAAAAGAAATTTATGATATGGACATTCCTATTCAAGAAATGAATAGCTGCCGTATTTGCGTATATTTCAATTCATAA